A window of the Heterodontus francisci isolate sHetFra1 unplaced genomic scaffold, sHetFra1.hap1 HAP1_SCAFFOLD_172, whole genome shotgun sequence genome harbors these coding sequences:
- the LOC137364206 gene encoding histone H4 type VIII-like, producing MSGRGKGGKGLGKGGAMRHRKVLRDNIQGITKPAILRLARRGRVKRISGLIYEETRGVLKGFLENVIRDAVTYTEHAKRKTVTAMDVV from the coding sequence atgtctggcagaggtaaaggagggaaaggactgggcaaaggcggagcaatgcggcaccgcaaagtgcttcgtgataatatccagggcatcaccaaaccagcaatcctccgcctggctcgccgtggcagggtcaagcggatctcgggtttgatctatgaggagactcgcggggtgttgaaaggtttcctggagaatgtgatcagggatgcggtcacctacactgagcacgccaagcgcaagacggtcactgccatggatgtggtgtag